The following proteins come from a genomic window of Miscanthus floridulus cultivar M001 chromosome 2, ASM1932011v1, whole genome shotgun sequence:
- the LOC136528923 gene encoding probable glutathione S-transferase GSTU6, translating to MARVGGELKLLGLWASPFVTRAKLALQIKGLSYEYVEEDLGNKSELLLSSNPVHKAVPVLIHNGKPVCESSVIVQYIDDAFAGSGPSLLPADPYQRAVACFWAAYLEDKMLTPWGRVFKVKTDEEKAEAMRQTIAAVDVLEDGLKECSGGQGPFFGGDSVGYVDILLGGMVSWVKASEPLSGSKLIDAEKTPLLAAWMERFCELDAAKAVLQDVDRVVEYAKLVMTKNAARASNNN from the exons ATGGCGAGAGTCGGTGGTGAGCTTAAGCTGCTGGGGCTGTGGGCAAGCCCGTTCGTCACCAGAGCGAAGCTGGCGCTCCAGATCAAGGGCCTAAGCTACGAGTACGTCGAAGAGGATCTCGGCAACAAGAGCGAGCTCCTGCTCAGCTCCAACCCGGTGCACAAGGCGGTGCCAGTGCTGATCCACAACGGGAAGCCGGTCTGCGAGTCGTCCGTCATCGTGCAGTACATCGACGACGCTTTCGCCGGCTCTGGCCCGTCCCTCCTCCCCGCCGACCCCTACCAGCGCGCCGTTGCGTGCTTCTGGGCCGCCTACCTCGAAGACAAG ATGTTGACGCCGTGGGGGCGGGTGTTCAAGGTCAAGACCGacgaggagaaggccgaggcgatGAGGCAGACGATCGCAGCGGTGGACGTGCTGGAGGATGGCCTCAAGGAGTGCTCTGGGGGCCAGGGCCCCTTCTTCGGCGGCGACAGCGTCGGGTACGTGGACATCCTTCTGGGTGGCATGGTGTCGTGGGTCAAGGCATCCGAGCCGCTCTCCGGCTCCAAGCTCATCGACGCTGAGAAGACGCCGCTCCTGGCCGCGTGGATGGAGCGCTTCTGTGAGCTCGACGCGGCCAAGGCGGTCCTGCAGGACGTTGATAGAGTGGTAGAGTACGCCAAGCTGGTGATGACGAAGAATGCTGCCCGCGCCTCAAATAACAACTAA
- the LOC136536987 gene encoding probable glutathione S-transferase GSTU6: MAGGGEELKLLGTWASPFVIRVKLALSFKGLSYENLEEEDLYYNKSELLLKSNPVHKQVPVLIHNGRSICESQLIVQYIDEAFSTNGPSLLAVEPYERAMARFWAAYIDDKLFASAFQVRRAKTEEEKAEALKQTFAAVETLEAAFKDLSKGKPFFGGDSVGHLHIVLGGLTPMVYYGEARYGIELFDDTRSPLLVAWVERFGALDAAKAILPDVDKLVEYSKMKQARAAAMATDTSSSN, translated from the exons ATGGCCGGAGGAGGAGAGGAGCTGAAGCTGCTCGGTACGTGGGCGAGCCCGTTTGTGATCAGAGTGAAGCTTGCGCTCAGCTTCAAGGGCCTGAGCTATGAGAACCTCGAGGAGGAGGACCTCTACTACAACAAGAGCGAGCTGCTCCTCAAGTCCAACCCGGTGCACAAGCAGGTCCCCGTGCTCATCCACAACGGTAGGTCCATCTGCGAATCCCAGCTCATCGTGCAATACATCGACGAGGCCTTCAGCACCAATGGCCCCTCTCTCCTCGCCGTCGAGCCCTACGAACGTGCCATGGCTCGCTTCTGGGCCGCGTACATTGACGACAAG CTGTTTGCCTCGGCATTTCAGGTGAGGAGGGCAAAGACAGAGGAGGAAAAGGCCGAGGCACTGAAGCAGACGTTCGCGGCGGTGGAGACCCTGGAGGCAGCCTTCAAGGACCTCTCCAAGGGGAAGCCTTTCTTCGGTGGTGACAGCGTGGGGCACCTGCACATCGTGCTTGGGGGCCTCACACCGATGGTTTACTACGGCGAGGCGCGCTATGGCATCGAGCTCTTTGACGACACTAGGAGCCCGCTCTTGGTGGCGTGGGTGGAGCGCTTTGGGGCATTGGATGCCGCCAAAGCAATCCTGCCGGACGTCGACAAGCTGGTCGAGTACAGCAAGATGAAGCAGGCACGAGCTGCAGCCATGGCCACGGACACTAGTAGTAGCAACTAA
- the LOC136536988 gene encoding probable glutathione S-transferase GSTU6 encodes MAGRGDGELKLLGMWASPFVLRVKLALSFKGLSYAYVEEDLFGSKSELLLKSNPVHNKVPVLIHNGKPVCESQIIVQYIDEVYTGTGPSLLPADPYERAMARFWATFIDDKLLASWVQASRGKTMEEKMERLKPTFAAIETLEAAFGECSKGKPFFGGDSVGYLDVMLGGLVAWVHASRARHGLELFDASRSPLLNAWVERFSVLDETRAVLPDIDRLVEYAKMREAQAVGDAN; translated from the exons atggCCGGACGAGGTGATGGTGAACTCAAGCTGCTGGGCATGTGGGCGAGCCCGTTCGTCCTGCGGGTGAAGCTCGCGCTCAGCTTCAAGGGCCTGAGCTACGCGTACGTAGAGGAGGACCTCTTCGGCAGCAAGAGCGAGCTGCTCCTCAAGTCCAACCCGGTGCACAACAAGGTGCCCGTTCTTATCCATAACGGCAAGCCTGTTTGTGAGTCACAGATCATCGTGCAGTACATCGATGAGGTCTATACTGGCACAGGCCCCTCCCTCCTCCCAGCTGACCCCTACGAACGTGCCATGGCACGATTCTGGGCCACCTTCATTGACGACAAG CTCCTGGCCTCATGGGTGCAGGCTAGCAGGGGAAAGACTATGGAGGAGAAGATGGAGAGGTTGAAGCCTACGTTCGCGGCGATCGAGACTCTAGAGGCTGCCTTCGGGGAGTGCTCCAAGGGGAAGCCCTTCTTCGGCGGAGACAGCGTCGGGTACTTGGACGTCATGCTTGGCGGCCTAGTGGCATGGGTTCATGCCTCCAGAGCGCGCCATGGTTTGGAGCTCTTTGATGCCTCCAGGAGCCCACTGCTAAACGCATGGGTGGAGCGCTTCAGTGTGCTGGATGAGACGAGGGCGGTCCTGCCGGATATTGACAGGCTAGTCGAGTACGCCAAGATGAGGGAGGCCCAGGCTGTAGGAGACGCGAATTGA